A part of Candidatus Bathyarchaeia archaeon genomic DNA contains:
- the hsp20 gene encoding archaeal heat shock protein Hsp20, whose amino-acid sequence MSEDEFFSNWLRRRWRFPTANLFDELEQDFESMFKDLELPKDLIRERKLPDGGTVREMGPFVYGYSFSMGPDGKPVIREFGNVKPSLKGGQSGTVKPQLDVKEDREPLVDTIVSPDAVKVVAELPGVEKPDISLECDGRKLTLKVDTDKRRYYKELELPVEVDPDTSKASYKNGVLELLLTRKKTGSKAKQIAID is encoded by the coding sequence TTGAGTGAAGATGAATTCTTTTCCAATTGGCTAAGGCGTCGATGGCGGTTCCCGACGGCGAACTTATTCGACGAGCTCGAGCAGGACTTTGAGTCGATGTTTAAGGACTTGGAACTTCCAAAGGATCTCATCAGAGAGCGAAAGCTTCCGGACGGTGGAACCGTGAGGGAAATGGGTCCGTTTGTCTACGGCTATTCGTTCAGCATGGGTCCCGATGGAAAACCGGTCATCAGAGAATTCGGTAATGTCAAACCCTCTCTGAAAGGAGGACAGAGTGGCACGGTTAAGCCTCAGCTCGACGTAAAAGAAGATCGAGAGCCTCTAGTTGATACAATAGTCAGTCCCGATGCGGTGAAGGTCGTAGCCGAGCTTCCAGGTGTCGAGAAACCTGACATCTCGCTTGAATGCGACGGACGGAAGCTGACGCTCAAGGTGGACACGGACAAACGACGCTACTACAAGGAACTAGAACTTCCTGTCGAGGTTGACCCCGACACGTCAAAGGCGTCATACAAGAACGGTGTGCTGGAGTTGCTGCTGACTAGGAAGAAAACGGGGTCTAAGGCCAAGCAGATAGCCATCGATTGA
- a CDS encoding Xaa-Pro peptidase family protein has translation MVISQAEHRSRVEKIRDQLRRSKSAALYLTNPTRILYATGFSHISTERPLALVIPQDGTIFVMGPHLEEDHVRSDSRLIQEFFSYPDYPGNTHPIRHFVKVLREKGLAGAKIATDSFDGAAGGWGYRGPSLRDLLKRAKMVDSRDMVDNLRRVKSKQEIHLLKESARWAEKAHDILIENIGPGEHDALVGVKASYEALTRMMKKLGAKYRQLKWGLSPVVVGCRGQVGPGSAIPHSVFSQRRIRKGDVLVTEAGVEIGGYTSELERTVIVGAAGPTEKKHFETMLRAQDAALGEFKPGAPCFRVDEAARKAVEAVGLADALRHHAGHGIGIDGHEPPWLDPGEKTIMKTGMVFSCEPGLYVPGFAGFRHSDTIAVSKDGMEFITEYPRGLDELTV, from the coding sequence TTGGTCATCAGTCAGGCAGAACATAGATCCAGAGTCGAGAAAATCCGGGATCAATTGAGGAGATCGAAGTCTGCCGCGCTCTATCTTACGAATCCCACCAGAATTCTCTACGCGACCGGATTCAGCCACATTTCCACGGAGCGACCTCTAGCCCTTGTCATCCCACAAGACGGAACAATCTTCGTGATGGGACCTCATCTAGAAGAGGACCATGTAAGATCCGATTCCCGTCTCATACAGGAGTTTTTCAGCTATCCCGACTACCCAGGCAATACCCACCCGATTCGACACTTTGTCAAGGTACTGAGGGAGAAAGGACTAGCAGGAGCGAAAATTGCAACCGACTCATTTGACGGAGCCGCTGGAGGCTGGGGCTACAGAGGACCTTCCTTGCGGGACCTGCTCAAACGCGCCAAAATGGTCGACAGCAGAGATATGGTCGACAATCTGAGAAGGGTGAAATCCAAACAGGAAATACATCTTCTGAAGGAGAGTGCTCGATGGGCGGAGAAGGCTCACGATATTCTGATCGAGAACATCGGACCTGGCGAACATGATGCGCTAGTCGGGGTGAAAGCGAGCTATGAGGCGCTGACGAGAATGATGAAGAAGCTTGGAGCAAAATATCGCCAGCTGAAATGGGGCCTTTCACCCGTAGTTGTTGGTTGTCGGGGACAGGTCGGACCCGGGTCAGCCATACCGCACTCCGTCTTCTCTCAAAGAAGGATCCGAAAGGGGGACGTATTGGTAACAGAGGCCGGAGTCGAAATAGGAGGCTACACAAGCGAACTCGAGCGGACCGTTATCGTTGGAGCAGCTGGCCCTACAGAGAAGAAACACTTCGAGACCATGCTAAGAGCTCAGGACGCCGCGTTAGGAGAATTCAAACCTGGTGCGCCGTGTTTCCGGGTTGATGAAGCTGCGCGGAAGGCTGTTGAAGCGGTTGGTCTGGCCGACGCGCTCCGTCACCATGCCGGTCACGGCATTGGGATAGATGGTCATGAGCCACCGTGGCTCGACCCAGGAGAGAAGACGATCATGAAGACCGGAATGGTCTTTTCGTGCGAACCAGGACTCTATGTTCCCGGGTTTGCTGGGTTTCGTCACTCGGATACTATAGCGGTTAGCAAGGATGGAATGGAGTTCATAACTGAATACCCACGCGGCCTGGATGAACTGACTGTTTAG
- a CDS encoding hydroxymethylglutaryl-CoA synthase, whose product MSHSKVGIVGYGVYIPRERIETAKIVREREKKRGKELEKVLEKVRHGLLLREKAVAGHTEDTMTIATEAAENAIRMAGISPGEIGAVTAGSESKPYAVGTIARHVASFVGVGENVFIADLEGACNSGMQGVGFIDAEIRSGRIKYGLSIGADVAQAERGDPLEYSAGAGAGAFVLGKSDVIASIEDIAPYSSLFMDFWRREESAVPKHFGRTTVEAYKSHIIGAIANLFRKHPDLSLADFDWITFHQPSGYLPMKTCNALTQDISPYVADSSIAKRMRLTEQDIEKKIKPWLRVLDTGNTYAASTMISLASLFDKANPGDQVLAVSYGSGAYSNATWFEVQDGIEEKRGRTPTVMDYVERKSEIRIDTYHDLIRERLSRIKRRLEIPRIVGEIEPVNGSYFSLSLCKGCNRIYYPARDTCLASDCPGPMEKKRFPRYAKLKNVAKLPFKKRWTSNFELLESNKVLFVDADISNLKPGVRLEGVIRRLDYEGKDGLILYGIAYRPVFREPIAVISKPKPIAVAPTQYA is encoded by the coding sequence ATGAGTCACAGCAAAGTTGGAATCGTTGGTTACGGGGTTTACATTCCCCGAGAACGCATTGAGACCGCGAAGATAGTAAGGGAGCGAGAGAAGAAACGCGGCAAGGAACTTGAGAAAGTTCTAGAGAAGGTTAGACATGGACTTCTTCTGCGCGAAAAGGCTGTGGCAGGACACACCGAAGACACCATGACCATCGCCACTGAGGCAGCTGAGAATGCTATTCGAATGGCCGGAATTTCTCCCGGAGAAATCGGCGCGGTCACTGCAGGTTCGGAGTCTAAGCCGTATGCAGTCGGAACGATTGCACGGCACGTTGCGTCTTTCGTTGGCGTCGGAGAGAACGTATTCATTGCCGACCTTGAAGGCGCCTGCAATTCTGGAATGCAAGGGGTCGGTTTCATCGACGCTGAGATTCGCAGCGGACGAATAAAATACGGTCTTTCGATTGGCGCCGACGTTGCTCAAGCTGAGCGGGGGGACCCTCTAGAATACTCGGCCGGAGCAGGTGCCGGAGCTTTTGTGTTGGGGAAGAGCGATGTGATCGCGAGTATCGAGGACATTGCACCCTATTCCAGCCTATTCATGGACTTTTGGAGACGTGAGGAGTCAGCTGTTCCCAAGCACTTCGGCAGGACGACTGTTGAAGCCTACAAATCACATATCATCGGTGCGATTGCTAACCTCTTCCGCAAGCATCCCGATCTCTCTTTAGCGGACTTTGACTGGATAACGTTTCACCAACCCTCGGGTTATCTTCCGATGAAAACATGCAATGCGCTCACGCAGGACATAAGCCCCTACGTTGCCGATTCATCCATCGCTAAACGGATGAGGCTCACCGAGCAAGACATTGAGAAGAAGATCAAGCCCTGGCTCAGGGTGTTGGATACAGGAAATACGTACGCGGCGTCTACGATGATATCACTCGCGTCACTCTTTGACAAGGCAAACCCGGGCGACCAGGTCCTCGCTGTCTCCTACGGCTCGGGGGCCTATTCAAACGCAACTTGGTTTGAGGTACAGGATGGAATAGAGGAAAAGAGAGGACGAACCCCCACCGTGATGGACTATGTCGAACGGAAGTCCGAGATCAGGATAGACACGTACCACGATTTGATCCGCGAACGACTTTCAAGAATTAAGCGACGACTGGAGATTCCGCGAATTGTCGGCGAGATTGAACCAGTCAACGGAAGCTACTTCTCCCTCTCCCTCTGCAAAGGCTGCAACAGAATCTACTATCCCGCCAGAGACACTTGTCTCGCGTCCGATTGTCCCGGACCAATGGAGAAGAAGCGCTTTCCAAGATATGCGAAACTGAAAAACGTTGCAAAACTTCCGTTCAAGAAGAGATGGACCTCGAACTTCGAACTACTAGAAAGCAACAAAGTGCTCTTCGTGGACGCGGACATCTCCAATTTGAAACCCGGAGTTCGACTTGAGGGGGTCATCAGAAGACTCGACTACGAGGGCAAGGACGGACTCATCCTCTATGGAATCGCATATCGACCAGTATTCAGAGAGCCCATAGCAGTAATCTCGAAACCGAAGCCGATCGCAGTCGCTCCTACCCAGTACGCTTAG
- a CDS encoding immune inhibitor A domain-containing protein, with protein sequence MVFRSITSLILALIILSFSSGAANVPHHDVNNGSPLPNNLPLAAVNGPQRTIVIEVQFPDKGNSTSPTQTLTMISNLNNYYNEDSYGTVSFQTGMTPSATAPWYALPNSMTYYGADTVSSDNQLVSDSLQAAYNAGIDLASYKFAIVVHSGNDEAMSHVTSDIHSFTIPGYVFNPAPLVSYKISTSVVAESDPTGVYCHESGHLLGLPDLYDLTGQIDPSNNFLGYWEIMALGEWNPNTGNPLQPKPGTYPSHHSIWSKIQLGFVPSSRVVVVQPGQSANVTLQNLESSTTGNQSVKIPIAANQDGSLTYYLVEMRAKLGTYDQYLPFPSDYPGAGILIYKVNESIAAGHGSVRVIDAHPGGDLSDAPFGPCNSPCTSNNTFSDQTNFVKVIVTTTTATSYSVLVDRTNAPPLLLQINTPSQGVMVTVDGINQTSDKANQVRVVVRYGPHIIFVQPQIPLSVGSTSIQLGLTNSFAAWDDGSTANPRAFSVVKDIAITASYRVIIEPSFATAITAATILGVVILAVTLHRRRHDAEKSAPSPPYSSQVPSTIQPGNIATTGGSLPGNNALPRVPVKSDSETESS encoded by the coding sequence ATGGTATTCCGCTCTATCACGAGCTTGATTCTCGCACTGATAATTCTATCCTTCTCATCAGGAGCCGCGAACGTTCCTCACCATGACGTGAACAACGGAAGCCCACTTCCAAATAATTTACCCCTCGCAGCGGTGAATGGTCCTCAGCGGACCATCGTCATAGAGGTCCAATTTCCTGACAAAGGAAACAGCACTTCACCTACACAGACGCTGACGATGATTTCAAACCTGAACAATTATTACAACGAGGATTCCTACGGAACTGTTTCATTTCAAACGGGTATGACGCCGTCTGCCACCGCTCCTTGGTATGCTTTGCCTAACTCAATGACGTACTATGGAGCAGACACGGTATCGAGTGACAACCAACTAGTCTCTGACTCGCTACAAGCTGCCTACAACGCGGGAATCGATCTCGCAAGCTACAAGTTTGCAATCGTAGTTCACTCAGGCAATGACGAAGCGATGAGCCACGTAACCTCTGACATTCATTCTTTCACCATTCCAGGTTATGTTTTCAACCCTGCTCCCTTGGTGTCGTACAAGATTTCGACATCTGTGGTGGCCGAATCCGACCCGACAGGGGTTTATTGCCACGAGTCGGGCCACCTCCTAGGACTTCCTGACCTTTACGACCTGACCGGCCAAATCGACCCTTCGAACAACTTTCTCGGGTACTGGGAAATAATGGCCCTGGGAGAGTGGAACCCCAATACTGGCAACCCGCTCCAACCTAAACCCGGCACCTACCCATCCCACCACTCTATCTGGTCGAAAATTCAGCTAGGATTCGTTCCCAGTTCAAGAGTGGTGGTTGTTCAACCGGGTCAGAGCGCCAACGTCACTTTGCAGAATCTAGAATCCTCGACTACTGGCAATCAATCGGTCAAGATTCCCATAGCCGCAAACCAAGATGGCTCCTTGACCTACTACCTTGTAGAAATGCGTGCCAAGCTTGGCACGTATGATCAATATCTTCCGTTCCCCTCAGATTATCCCGGAGCAGGTATTCTCATCTACAAGGTAAACGAGAGTATCGCTGCAGGCCATGGCAGCGTTCGCGTGATAGACGCTCATCCAGGTGGAGATCTTAGCGATGCCCCCTTTGGACCATGCAATTCTCCGTGCACCAGCAATAACACGTTCTCGGATCAGACGAATTTCGTGAAAGTAATAGTGACTACGACAACGGCGACGTCATATTCTGTGCTAGTAGATCGAACAAACGCTCCTCCACTTCTGCTTCAAATAAACACTCCATCCCAAGGCGTTATGGTCACCGTCGACGGAATCAACCAGACTTCGGACAAGGCAAACCAGGTCCGAGTAGTGGTGCGTTATGGACCTCACATCATCTTTGTTCAACCACAAATCCCACTGTCGGTCGGCTCCACAAGTATTCAGCTGGGACTAACAAACAGCTTTGCAGCATGGGACGATGGAAGCACCGCGAACCCACGAGCCTTTTCAGTCGTCAAGGATATTGCCATTACCGCGAGCTACCGAGTAATAATCGAGCCCTCGTTCGCCACGGCAATCACCGCGGCGACAATCCTTGGAGTCGTAATACTGGCAGTAACACTTCATCGAAGGCGACACGACGCTGAGAAGAGTGCGCCTTCTCCCCCGTACTCTTCACAAGTCCCAAGCACAATTCAACCCGGGAATATCGCCACCACAGGAGGATCACTCCCAGGGAATAATGCTCTTCCGAGAGTACCCGTAAAGAGCGACAGCGAGACCGAGAGCTCCTAG
- a CDS encoding ABC transporter ATP-binding protein translates to MHVEFSNVTKVYSEPPQTVTALNNISFQINEGEFVCIVGPSGCGKSTLLRMIAGLDKPSSGEIRFRGDVLAAPHPKISMVFQTFALLPWRTVLENVAFGLEIQNTPKRERENKARELLGMVGLKDSENLYPKQLSGGMKQRVGIARALAIDPEVVLMDEAFSAIDEFTAEALREEVAEIHAETRKTFLLVTHNLPEAIELADRILVLSARPARVKSVVPVELVRPRSPTASDFVSIHKDIFSLLQTELEASIMRHRLGEIREFQKLQDMEGR, encoded by the coding sequence TTGCACGTCGAATTCTCTAATGTGACAAAGGTGTACTCGGAGCCTCCGCAGACCGTGACAGCCTTGAACAACATTTCTTTCCAGATTAACGAGGGAGAATTCGTCTGCATCGTAGGTCCGAGCGGTTGCGGAAAATCTACCCTTCTAAGAATGATTGCCGGGCTAGACAAGCCATCCTCAGGCGAGATCCGTTTCCGCGGAGACGTGCTGGCTGCTCCTCATCCCAAGATCAGCATGGTCTTTCAGACCTTCGCGCTACTTCCTTGGCGAACTGTTCTGGAGAATGTCGCGTTTGGTCTTGAGATACAGAATACCCCGAAACGCGAGAGGGAAAACAAGGCAAGAGAACTTCTCGGAATGGTCGGCCTCAAAGACAGCGAAAATCTCTATCCGAAACAGCTCTCCGGCGGGATGAAACAACGAGTCGGCATCGCTAGAGCTCTCGCCATAGACCCCGAAGTTGTTCTAATGGACGAGGCCTTCAGTGCGATAGACGAGTTCACTGCAGAAGCGCTTAGGGAAGAAGTCGCAGAGATCCACGCTGAGACTCGGAAGACCTTCCTCCTCGTTACTCACAACCTCCCAGAGGCGATTGAGCTCGCGGATCGAATACTGGTTCTCTCCGCTCGACCCGCGAGAGTGAAAAGCGTAGTGCCCGTCGAGTTGGTTCGTCCAAGAAGTCCTACCGCATCGGACTTTGTGAGCATCCACAAGGACATCTTTTCGTTGCTGCAGACGGAGCTTGAGGCCAGCATAATGCGACATCGGCTGGGCGAAATCAGAGAGTTCCAGAAACTCCAAGATATGGAGGGTCGCTAG
- a CDS encoding ABC transporter permease subunit, with protein MITLVAIFSLWEVVGLLGIVSSNQLPPLHDVLLTLVQLGGTPFFLARVGQSFVNVAAGVSLALVVVMPLALLVGLRNQLDEAITPIIMLVGALPDLAILTLLVTVIGRGNVAAVAISAFSAFFPIYFTIRQGVKEIPTDYFHVASVFKAGRLDTFSKIILPSIFPNFLTGLRLSFEFSWNVLLAVEIIASVAGVGSFISNSIQGSSHSMTYGLAAIMTVGLLTILMDRAFFERLEQRIKRWR; from the coding sequence ATGATCACGCTCGTCGCCATATTCTCCCTGTGGGAGGTAGTAGGTCTCCTCGGCATAGTCTCTAGTAACCAGCTCCCGCCTCTCCATGACGTTCTACTCACACTAGTCCAACTCGGTGGAACCCCATTTTTCCTGGCCCGGGTTGGCCAGAGTTTCGTCAACGTAGCTGCAGGGGTTTCTCTTGCGCTAGTTGTCGTTATGCCTCTCGCACTACTCGTGGGTCTAAGGAACCAGCTCGACGAAGCGATCACGCCGATCATCATGCTGGTAGGCGCGCTGCCAGACCTGGCAATACTCACTCTCCTGGTTACTGTAATCGGACGAGGCAATGTAGCAGCAGTAGCCATCTCAGCCTTCAGTGCCTTCTTCCCGATTTACTTTACGATCCGCCAGGGAGTCAAGGAGATTCCAACAGACTACTTCCACGTTGCATCAGTCTTCAAAGCGGGAAGGCTCGACACCTTCTCGAAGATCATTCTTCCCTCGATCTTTCCAAACTTCCTAACTGGACTAAGACTCTCTTTCGAGTTCAGCTGGAACGTACTTCTCGCAGTGGAAATCATCGCGAGCGTTGCCGGGGTTGGAAGTTTCATTTCCAACAGTATTCAGGGCTCCTCGCACTCAATGACTTACGGTCTCGCCGCAATAATGACCGTTGGCCTCCTAACTATCCTGATGGATCGCGCGTTTTTCGAGCGGCTAGAACAGCGAATCAAGAGATGGCGGTAA
- a CDS encoding adenosylhomocysteinase codes for MSLVKDPKLAPSGKVKMEWAREHMPVLAKITKRLIDQKTFKGYKIGTCLHLEAKTAVLAESIHRAGAEVAITGSNPLSTQDDVAAALAETGVHVYAWHGVTDKEHRQNLSRVLDLQPDILIDDGAELSILAHSKRGRLLQSIIGACEETTTGVTRLKAMEQQGKLRFPVIAVNDALTKYLFDSRYGTGQSGLEGIMRATNLLLAGRDVVVAGYGWVGRGVAERARGMGSRVIVTEVNPVRALEALLEGFDVMPMSEAAERGDLFITATGDTDVITVSHMLKMKDKAILCNVGHYDVEVSVRGLERLAIRQKRVRPQVVEYTLPNKKRLYLLSEGRLVNLAAADGHPAEVMDMSFADQALSAEYLSKNKGKLPPKVIKVPEELDFEVARQRLEAFGRKIDTLSRLQQKYLHSWQA; via the coding sequence TTGAGCCTCGTAAAGGACCCCAAACTCGCACCTTCAGGGAAGGTAAAGATGGAATGGGCAAGGGAGCATATGCCTGTACTCGCCAAAATCACAAAGAGACTGATCGATCAGAAGACCTTCAAAGGCTACAAGATTGGAACCTGCCTCCACCTTGAGGCAAAAACCGCTGTCCTAGCAGAATCCATCCACCGAGCGGGCGCAGAGGTCGCAATAACCGGAAGCAACCCCCTCTCTACCCAAGATGATGTTGCTGCTGCGCTAGCCGAAACAGGGGTCCATGTGTACGCTTGGCATGGAGTAACCGACAAAGAACACAGACAGAATCTGAGTCGGGTCCTTGACTTGCAGCCTGACATTCTGATCGACGACGGTGCCGAGCTCTCGATTCTAGCCCACTCGAAACGAGGAAGGCTCTTGCAGAGCATCATCGGCGCCTGCGAAGAAACCACCACAGGCGTGACGCGACTCAAGGCCATGGAGCAACAAGGAAAACTAAGATTTCCCGTGATCGCCGTCAATGATGCCCTTACCAAGTATCTGTTTGACAGTCGGTATGGCACAGGCCAATCGGGTCTCGAGGGCATAATGCGGGCAACTAACTTGCTCCTCGCCGGTCGGGACGTCGTGGTAGCGGGCTACGGATGGGTGGGCAGAGGGGTGGCTGAACGTGCCCGTGGAATGGGATCGAGGGTCATCGTCACAGAAGTAAACCCTGTCCGGGCTTTGGAGGCGCTATTGGAGGGGTTCGATGTGATGCCAATGTCTGAAGCGGCCGAGAGGGGGGACCTCTTCATCACCGCGACTGGAGATACGGACGTGATAACCGTGTCGCATATGCTCAAGATGAAAGACAAAGCGATCCTCTGCAATGTCGGCCACTACGATGTCGAGGTAAGTGTGCGAGGCCTTGAGAGGCTTGCTATCAGACAAAAGAGAGTACGGCCCCAAGTCGTTGAGTACACTCTACCAAACAAGAAAAGGCTCTACTTGCTTTCCGAAGGGCGACTAGTTAACCTCGCAGCCGCCGACGGACACCCGGCCGAGGTGATGGACATGAGCTTTGCCGATCAAGCCTTGTCCGCTGAGTATCTCTCCAAGAACAAGGGCAAACTGCCGCCAAAGGTCATCAAAGTTCCAGAAGAACTCGATTTCGAGGTCGCTCGGCAGAGACTCGAAGCCTTCGGGCGAAAAATCGACACTCTATCCCGATTGCAGCAGAAGTATCTCCACTCTTGGCAGGCTTGA
- the hutH gene encoding histidine ammonia-lyase, which yields MAEVTIDGSNLTLKTLVSVARTNSTVRIDKRAIERTTRGRAVLEKLLKEDKVIYGVNTGFGALSNFKVATEDLRQLQANLLRSHAASVGKPHSTEVVRAMMLLRANTLIKGNSGIRPEIPVLIVALLNKRVHPYIPQKGSVGASGDLSPLSHMALVLMGEGKAEYRERWRSGGEALQRAGQDPIQLEAKEGLALNNGTQQTTSIGCLNLWDSYDLLASAEAALALSLEAIRGWIDPFDERIHKIRRHPGQTRVAADVRALLEGSKSCRTIAKDDPGNGRPQDPYSFRCAAQVMGPVLDAMMFVKSTLEIEMNSATDNPLIFPDDKACLSGGNFHGQPISMALDIMGLGLSTLANISERRISALLDASLNNGLTAFLVGRESKPGLASGLMALQYTATALVAENKILSHPASSDSIPTSNNFEDFVSMGPGAAHKSTDILENCRYVIAIELLTAAQAVHLRQTNSKLGRGTNSVYRAIRNRVRPLTHDRSSHEDIQRVFELIKDGAISDIVRRNTMGSV from the coding sequence TTGGCCGAAGTCACAATAGACGGATCAAACCTGACGCTGAAAACGCTAGTGTCCGTCGCTCGAACCAACAGCACAGTCAGAATAGACAAGAGGGCAATTGAAAGGACGACTAGAGGCAGGGCGGTTCTCGAAAAGTTGCTCAAGGAGGACAAGGTAATCTATGGCGTAAACACTGGGTTTGGCGCACTCTCTAATTTCAAGGTGGCTACTGAAGATCTTAGGCAACTTCAAGCCAACCTTCTTCGGAGCCATGCAGCTAGTGTAGGCAAACCTCACTCAACCGAGGTGGTAAGAGCGATGATGCTCCTTAGAGCGAACACGCTCATCAAGGGCAACTCAGGCATTAGGCCGGAAATTCCTGTGCTCATCGTAGCGCTCCTCAACAAGCGCGTGCATCCCTACATTCCCCAGAAAGGATCAGTTGGGGCTAGCGGTGATCTCTCTCCTCTGTCTCACATGGCGCTGGTGCTAATGGGTGAAGGCAAGGCCGAATATCGGGAGAGATGGCGCTCAGGCGGGGAGGCTCTTCAGAGAGCGGGTCAGGATCCGATCCAGCTGGAAGCCAAGGAAGGCCTCGCACTGAACAATGGCACGCAGCAGACGACTTCGATCGGTTGTCTCAATCTTTGGGATTCCTATGATCTCCTCGCATCTGCCGAGGCCGCGCTAGCACTTTCTTTGGAGGCAATCAGGGGATGGATTGATCCGTTCGATGAACGGATTCACAAGATCAGGCGGCATCCGGGACAAACCCGAGTCGCCGCGGACGTCCGTGCGCTCTTGGAAGGTAGCAAGTCGTGCAGAACGATAGCCAAGGACGATCCGGGTAACGGACGCCCCCAGGACCCCTACTCTTTCCGATGTGCCGCCCAAGTTATGGGACCAGTGCTCGACGCGATGATGTTTGTCAAGTCGACACTTGAGATTGAAATGAATTCGGCCACGGACAATCCTCTCATTTTCCCGGATGATAAAGCCTGCTTATCTGGTGGTAACTTTCATGGGCAACCGATTTCGATGGCTCTGGACATTATGGGGCTGGGGCTCTCGACACTCGCGAACATTTCTGAGCGACGGATATCTGCTCTGCTCGACGCGTCCTTGAACAATGGTCTGACCGCTTTCCTGGTCGGAAGGGAATCCAAGCCTGGTCTTGCCAGTGGTTTGATGGCTCTTCAATATACAGCGACCGCTCTGGTCGCTGAGAACAAGATACTGTCACATCCGGCCAGCAGTGACTCGATTCCCACATCAAACAATTTCGAAGACTTTGTGAGCATGGGTCCTGGCGCGGCCCACAAGTCAACCGACATCCTCGAGAATTGCCGATACGTGATAGCGATAGAGCTGTTGACCGCAGCTCAAGCGGTTCATCTCAGGCAGACGAACTCCAAGTTGGGAAGAGGCACGAACAGCGTGTATCGAGCCATTCGGAACCGGGTTCGTCCTCTGACCCATGACAGGTCTTCCCACGAAGATATCCAGCGAGTTTTCGAACTGATAAAGGACGGTGCAATCAGCGACATAGTACGGCGGAACACTATGGGCTCGGTTTAG
- a CDS encoding coenzyme F420-0:L-glutamate ligase translates to MELYPLRSSLVLPGDTIVERFVEALSLAKLRVRSGDIIAITSKIVSISENNTISLVSIKPTPLARRLGRKFDMLPEFAQVVIDESDSVYGGVPGVLLTLKNGDAIANSGVDQKNSPSGSVIPWPRDPQRSADAIRRSVDRKLSKSVGVVIVDSRVTPLRIGTIGMAVACSGFQPVRDTRGITDLYGRKARITFQAVADGIAGAAQLLMGESSESIPFVLVRGAPVKLTSSKRVGSMKLPAKGCLYMSQIPRPSKENKPGFA, encoded by the coding sequence GTGGAACTCTACCCACTCAGGTCCAGCTTAGTTCTTCCAGGTGACACGATAGTTGAGAGATTCGTTGAAGCGCTTTCGCTTGCAAAACTGAGAGTCAGGAGTGGAGACATAATTGCGATCACAAGTAAGATCGTATCTATCTCAGAAAATAACACCATCTCGCTTGTAAGCATTAAGCCGACGCCCTTGGCTAGAAGACTTGGCCGCAAGTTTGACATGCTGCCCGAGTTTGCTCAGGTTGTCATCGACGAGTCTGACTCAGTCTACGGCGGAGTTCCCGGCGTACTTCTAACACTCAAGAACGGAGATGCGATCGCGAATTCGGGGGTTGACCAGAAGAATTCTCCAAGCGGCAGTGTCATACCTTGGCCGCGAGACCCCCAACGGTCTGCTGACGCGATTCGGAGGAGTGTCGATCGGAAACTTTCCAAGAGTGTCGGTGTCGTCATTGTTGACAGCAGGGTTACGCCGCTTCGCATCGGGACGATAGGGATGGCGGTTGCTTGCTCAGGATTCCAACCAGTTCGGGACACTCGTGGAATCACCGATCTCTACGGGCGAAAGGCTAGGATAACCTTCCAAGCCGTAGCCGATGGAATCGCCGGAGCTGCACAGCTATTGATGGGAGAAAGTTCGGAGAGCATACCCTTCGTTCTCGTTCGAGGAGCCCCCGTCAAGCTGACCAGTAGCAAACGCGTTGGCTCGATGAAACTGCCTGCCAAGGGCTGCCTCTACATGAGCCAGATTCCCCGACCGTCCAAGGAAAACAAACCCGGTTTTGCCTAG